Proteins encoded within one genomic window of Triticum aestivum cultivar Chinese Spring chromosome 2D, IWGSC CS RefSeq v2.1, whole genome shotgun sequence:
- the LOC123053466 gene encoding uncharacterized protein isoform X2, with translation MEALLELEKVQRVLSLMGSRGLSDSDGSGGGDRFLAHFLLFLAQPFDSLAIEKKVVLISELLREVNSDNLKEVQRLASLEGTNREDEPTKKFKTDAEKLTIQDAPMIGFDAMMRANSTLEDFCRSYFIFHGLDVNRPHSVFKFLPFLSFTESYIYQLDASNEDSLLLVPDNNSSSTVLERKIQGSSQMSLSDMLDPLDNLLQCQGLMTDQLRNELKSGIQYWSLERKLCQALSRNDKISIEDVMEAIHLKSFDYRVLNLMMYRLTGQQVNDLHMEFLSVSEFLVEICDDLYDYEDDVVNNTFNILRMFAAIYGPLDAPKMLAKCIGEAEGKYESFSKKLDPSISRSYWRRCEEATKEGGKISGHAYGTWNIPPLIGDEESFRFDRLNRGDASAMAIR, from the exons ATGGAGGCGCTGCTGGAGCTAGAGAAGGTGCAGAGAGTGCTCTCCCTCATGGGCTCCCGCGGCCTCTCCGActccgacggcagcggcggcggggaccgcttCCTCGCCCACTTCCTCCTCTTCCTG GCACAACCGTTTGATTCACTTGCCATTGAGAAGAAGGTCGTATTAATCTCTGAGCTTTTGAGAGAG GTTAATTCTGATAATCTCAAAGAAGTGCAACGTCTAGCCAGTCTGGAAGGTACTAATAGGGAAGATGAA CCAACTAAGAAGTTCAAGACGGATGCCGAGAAATTAACCATTCAGGATGCGCCTATGATTGGATTCGATGCAATGATGAGAGCCAATTCCACGCTTGAAGATTTT TGCAGGTCATACTTCATATTTCATGGTTTGGATGTTAACAGACCACACTCTGTTTTCAAGTTTCTTCCTTTCCTTTCTTTTACAGAGAGCTACATATACCAG TTAGATGCTTCAAATGAAGACAGTTTGCTATTAGTTCCAGACAACAACTCTTCTTCAACA GTATTGGAAAGGAAAATACAAGGTTCTAGTCAGATGTCCTTGTCTGACATGCTTGACCCCCTTGATAATCTTCTTCAATGCCAGGGGTTAATGACAGATCA ATTGCGAAATGAACTCAAATCTGGCATCCAGTATTGGTCTCTAGAGAGGAAGCTTTGTCAAGCATTATCAAGAAATGATAAG ATATCTATCGAAGATGTTATGGAAGCAATCCATCTCAAATCATTTGACTATCGAGTTCTTAATCTGATGATGTATCGGCTTACTGGTCAGCAG GTCAATGACTTGCACATGGAGTTCTTGTCTGTCTCGGAATTTTTAGTTGAGATATGTGATGACCT GTATGATTATGAG GATGATGTGGTTAACAATACTTTTAACATCCTCCGCATGTTTGCTGCGATATATGGACCTTTAGATGCACCAAAGATGTTG GCCAAGTGCATCGGTGAAGCTGAGGGAAAATATGAGAGCTTCTCAAAGAAATTGGACCCTAGCATCTCAAGAAGTTACTGGAGAAGATGTGAGGAGGCTACAAAGGAAG GTGGAAAAATATCAGGCCATGCGTATGGCACATGGAATATCCCTCCTTTGATAGGAGATGAAGAATCATTTCGCTTTGACAGATTGAACAGAGGTGATGCTTCTGCCATGGCCATCAGATGA
- the LOC123053466 gene encoding uncharacterized protein isoform X1 — translation MEALLELEKVQRVLSLMGSRGLSDSDGSGGGDRFLAHFLLFLAQPFDSLAIEKKVVLISELLREVNSDNLKEVQRLASLEGTNREDEPTKKFKTDAEKLTIQDAPMIGFDAMMRANSTLEDFCRSYFIFHGLDVNRPHSVFKFLPFLSFTESYIYQLDASNEDSLLLVPDNNSSSTVLERKIQGSSQMSLSDMLDPLDNLLQCQGLMTDQLGNSARCPCKHVKYSPYLIELALYFPCFRLRNELKSGIQYWSLERKLCQALSRNDKISIEDVMEAIHLKSFDYRVLNLMMYRLTGQQVNDLHMEFLSVSEFLVEICDDLYDYEDDVVNNTFNILRMFAAIYGPLDAPKMLAKCIGEAEGKYESFSKKLDPSISRSYWRRCEEATKEGGKISGHAYGTWNIPPLIGDEESFRFDRLNRGDASAMAIR, via the exons ATGGAGGCGCTGCTGGAGCTAGAGAAGGTGCAGAGAGTGCTCTCCCTCATGGGCTCCCGCGGCCTCTCCGActccgacggcagcggcggcggggaccgcttCCTCGCCCACTTCCTCCTCTTCCTG GCACAACCGTTTGATTCACTTGCCATTGAGAAGAAGGTCGTATTAATCTCTGAGCTTTTGAGAGAG GTTAATTCTGATAATCTCAAAGAAGTGCAACGTCTAGCCAGTCTGGAAGGTACTAATAGGGAAGATGAA CCAACTAAGAAGTTCAAGACGGATGCCGAGAAATTAACCATTCAGGATGCGCCTATGATTGGATTCGATGCAATGATGAGAGCCAATTCCACGCTTGAAGATTTT TGCAGGTCATACTTCATATTTCATGGTTTGGATGTTAACAGACCACACTCTGTTTTCAAGTTTCTTCCTTTCCTTTCTTTTACAGAGAGCTACATATACCAG TTAGATGCTTCAAATGAAGACAGTTTGCTATTAGTTCCAGACAACAACTCTTCTTCAACA GTATTGGAAAGGAAAATACAAGGTTCTAGTCAGATGTCCTTGTCTGACATGCTTGACCCCCTTGATAATCTTCTTCAATGCCAGGGGTTAATGACAGATCAGTTGGGAAATTCTGCTCGATGCCCTTGTAAACATGTAAAATATTCTCCATACCTGATTGAATTAGCCCTATATTTCCCATGTTTTAGATTGCGAAATGAACTCAAATCTGGCATCCAGTATTGGTCTCTAGAGAGGAAGCTTTGTCAAGCATTATCAAGAAATGATAAG ATATCTATCGAAGATGTTATGGAAGCAATCCATCTCAAATCATTTGACTATCGAGTTCTTAATCTGATGATGTATCGGCTTACTGGTCAGCAG GTCAATGACTTGCACATGGAGTTCTTGTCTGTCTCGGAATTTTTAGTTGAGATATGTGATGACCT GTATGATTATGAG GATGATGTGGTTAACAATACTTTTAACATCCTCCGCATGTTTGCTGCGATATATGGACCTTTAGATGCACCAAAGATGTTG GCCAAGTGCATCGGTGAAGCTGAGGGAAAATATGAGAGCTTCTCAAAGAAATTGGACCCTAGCATCTCAAGAAGTTACTGGAGAAGATGTGAGGAGGCTACAAAGGAAG GTGGAAAAATATCAGGCCATGCGTATGGCACATGGAATATCCCTCCTTTGATAGGAGATGAAGAATCATTTCGCTTTGACAGATTGAACAGAGGTGATGCTTCTGCCATGGCCATCAGATGA